The following are encoded in a window of Candidatus Nanopelagicales bacterium genomic DNA:
- a CDS encoding SDR family oxidoreductase, with the protein MTNKTADRIADRVIVLTGAANGFGKLVAEQAAERGACVVGLDINEEALAETFAPLAAKGYKVAWQKADVSKLEDMQAGAALAVEKFGRIDVMINNAGIMPLAFFSDHDKAAAAWDRAIDINIKGVVHGISAVYEQMIKQGRGHVINVSSTYGNSPTEGSAVYGATKSAVNMISESLRMETQGKIKVSVVRPTGVAATGLAKSIINFKAVIGMLGHHNDASLDKMKMMMSGTLPEELSSPESVGYFSLAPEYISDAILYVIDQPWGVLISDITVRASGEATLF; encoded by the coding sequence GTGACTAACAAAACCGCAGATCGCATTGCCGATCGCGTCATTGTTCTGACCGGGGCAGCAAATGGCTTTGGCAAATTGGTCGCCGAGCAAGCCGCTGAGCGTGGAGCCTGCGTCGTTGGCTTAGACATTAACGAGGAAGCGCTCGCAGAAACCTTTGCTCCTCTGGCAGCCAAGGGTTACAAGGTTGCCTGGCAAAAGGCCGACGTATCAAAGCTTGAAGACATGCAGGCCGGTGCTGCACTCGCTGTTGAGAAGTTTGGCCGAATCGACGTCATGATCAACAACGCCGGCATCATGCCGCTAGCTTTCTTTTCCGATCACGATAAAGCCGCAGCCGCTTGGGATCGCGCGATCGACATAAACATCAAAGGCGTCGTGCATGGCATCTCAGCGGTGTACGAGCAGATGATCAAGCAAGGCCGCGGTCACGTCATTAACGTGTCTTCAACGTACGGAAATTCACCAACAGAAGGTTCAGCTGTGTACGGTGCAACAAAAAGCGCCGTCAACATGATCTCTGAATCCTTGCGCATGGAAACCCAAGGCAAAATCAAGGTTTCTGTCGTTCGCCCAACGGGCGTAGCTGCGACCGGTCTTGCGAAATCCATCATTAACTTCAAAGCAGTGATCGGCATGCTCGGTCATCACAACGACGCCTCACTAGACAAAATGAAAATGATGATGAGTGGCACACTTCCTGAAGAACTCTCTAGCCCTGAGTCCGTCGGGTACTTCTCTCTTGCACCCGAATACATTTCTGATGCAATTCTTTATGTGATTGATCAACCATGGGGTGTTCTCATTAGTGACATTACAGTTCGAGCGTCAGGTGAGGCGACACTCTTCTAA
- a CDS encoding aldehyde dehydrogenase family protein, which yields MTNSALPQVHLRIGDQHLTTGSGGVHQHVNPSTGQVQAEVPLAGPAEVEAACQAAQAAFQIWRRTPPAARRDALLKLADLMGDARKEIAAAAALENGVAIGLATTQVWLTRQWISYYAGWADKLEGTVSNSMIHGGDFTYTLPEPYGVIAVITTWNVPLLSVAMKIGPALAAGNTVVIKPSEMTPFTPEIFARLADEAGIPAGVINMVPGTAEAGAALVAHPLTQKVSFTGGPATARIIMASCAQHLKPSVMELGGKSANIIFTDANLDVAVHEVVTGGLANLSGQACIMGSRVLLHEDIYDEVISRLKAGAEALTIGDPSVRGNVMGPVVNAAATQRILGLIEEAKANGDGTLLTGGTKMGGDLADGNFIAPTLFVDVDPTSSLAMNEVFGPVCAVIKFKTEEEAIAIANSTQFGLAAYIHSNDLNLVHRVSEELRAGSVYVNGAYPVVPNTPFGGLGESGFGREGGKPGIEEFIRPKSVIIAGPRQGVKK from the coding sequence ATGACCAATTCCGCCCTACCTCAGGTCCACCTACGCATTGGTGATCAGCACCTCACCACAGGTTCTGGCGGCGTGCACCAGCACGTGAACCCATCCACAGGCCAGGTGCAAGCAGAGGTTCCGCTTGCTGGCCCCGCAGAAGTTGAAGCTGCTTGCCAAGCTGCTCAAGCCGCATTCCAGATTTGGCGTCGTACGCCGCCTGCAGCACGCCGCGATGCACTCTTGAAGTTGGCAGACCTTATGGGTGATGCGCGAAAAGAAATCGCAGCAGCTGCTGCACTGGAAAATGGTGTTGCCATTGGTTTGGCCACTACTCAGGTGTGGCTCACTCGTCAGTGGATCTCGTACTACGCCGGGTGGGCAGACAAACTTGAGGGAACTGTCAGCAACTCGATGATTCACGGTGGGGATTTCACCTACACGTTGCCAGAGCCCTATGGCGTTATCGCAGTGATCACCACTTGGAACGTCCCGTTGCTCTCGGTTGCGATGAAAATCGGGCCAGCGCTAGCTGCCGGTAATACGGTGGTGATTAAGCCATCTGAGATGACACCGTTCACCCCAGAAATTTTTGCTCGTCTTGCTGATGAAGCAGGTATCCCCGCAGGCGTAATCAACATGGTGCCCGGAACTGCCGAAGCAGGCGCAGCCCTTGTTGCTCATCCTTTGACACAGAAGGTGAGTTTCACGGGTGGGCCTGCAACGGCTCGCATCATCATGGCGTCTTGTGCACAACACTTAAAGCCTTCCGTGATGGAACTGGGTGGCAAGAGTGCGAACATCATTTTCACTGATGCAAATCTCGATGTCGCTGTTCACGAGGTTGTGACAGGCGGATTGGCCAATCTCAGCGGGCAGGCCTGCATCATGGGTTCACGCGTGTTACTGCATGAAGATATTTACGACGAAGTGATCTCTCGTCTCAAAGCTGGCGCTGAAGCACTGACTATTGGAGATCCTTCCGTGCGGGGAAATGTGATGGGTCCCGTCGTGAATGCAGCCGCGACACAGCGAATTCTTGGACTTATTGAAGAAGCAAAAGCTAACGGTGATGGAACTCTTCTGACTGGCGGTACGAAGATGGGTGGTGACCTTGCCGATGGAAACTTCATCGCGCCAACACTTTTTGTGGATGTCGATCCGACCTCATCCCTTGCCATGAATGAAGTCTTCGGCCCGGTATGTGCGGTGATTAAGTTCAAGACCGAGGAAGAAGCAATCGCCATAGCAAACTCAACACAGTTTGGTTTAGCGGCCTACATTCACAGCAACGATCTCAATTTGGTTCACCGAGTTTCAGAAGAACTTCGCGCTGGGTCGGTCTACGTCAATGGTGCATATCCAGTCGTGCCTAACACGCCGTTTGGTGGATTGGGCGAGAGCGGCTTTGGCCGCGAAGGCGGCAAGCCAGGCATTGAAGAATTCATTCGCCCGAAGTCAGTCATCATCGCCGGCCCACGACAAGGAGTGAAGAAGTGA
- a CDS encoding DUF2461 domain-containing protein, which yields MNTFHGFGKDFVKYYLTLEEHNNREWFHANRAMYDTNVAFPLKALAGELETDYSPVKVFRPYRNVRFWPDLPPLNEHASLIANTVGNAAYYVRIDADGLLLGCGTWQPTKNQLTTFRQLADSDGGAKEIRKVLAKVKKAGFELTTENALKSAPRGFDKDHPHIDLLRLKSLALSQHWAPEPWLYSRECLMHITTAWKAASPWVDWLRANLPE from the coding sequence ATGAATACGTTCCATGGCTTCGGCAAAGATTTTGTGAAGTACTACCTCACTCTTGAAGAACACAACAATCGTGAGTGGTTTCATGCCAACCGCGCTATGTACGACACCAATGTTGCGTTCCCGCTTAAAGCTTTGGCCGGAGAACTTGAAACGGATTACTCCCCAGTCAAGGTTTTTCGTCCGTATCGCAATGTTCGCTTTTGGCCAGACCTGCCACCACTCAATGAACATGCATCATTGATTGCAAACACTGTAGGTAACGCTGCTTATTACGTGCGCATTGATGCTGATGGCTTGTTGCTGGGTTGTGGAACGTGGCAACCAACAAAGAATCAACTCACAACCTTTCGTCAACTTGCTGATAGTGATGGCGGTGCGAAAGAAATTCGCAAAGTCCTAGCAAAGGTGAAAAAGGCTGGCTTTGAATTGACAACCGAAAATGCCTTGAAATCGGCGCCACGGGGATTCGACAAGGACCATCCACATATCGATCTCCTGCGACTCAAGAGTCTGGCTCTTTCCCAACACTGGGCACCTGAGCCTTGGCTTTATTCACGCGAATGCCTCATGCACATCACCACTGCATGGAAGGCAGCCAGCCCATGGGTGGATTGGCTACGCGCCAACCTTCCCGAGTGA
- a CDS encoding M24 family metallopeptidase — MSRLQQLRDAEALASQLFEMSIDQGLLRPGNTELTASDGIKDLAATHFGVDTFWHKRIVRSGPNTVYPYRENPQVRTFTDDDILFLDFGPVFSQWEADFGRTYVIGNDPIKLRLRDDAERIWNLGRGFAKANPHINAHELFQFVRNEAQGSGYALGEQRHVGHLIGEFPHERVEDDKVTSYLTADNVLPLHREDGSGNSWNWILEVHLVNPQHNIGSFFEQLLI, encoded by the coding sequence ATGTCACGGCTTCAGCAGCTTCGAGATGCTGAGGCCTTAGCTTCCCAACTGTTCGAAATGTCCATAGATCAAGGTCTTCTACGTCCTGGGAACACAGAGCTCACTGCCAGCGATGGCATCAAAGATCTCGCGGCAACCCACTTCGGTGTAGATACGTTTTGGCATAAGCGGATTGTTCGTTCTGGCCCAAACACCGTGTATCCCTATCGTGAGAATCCGCAGGTTCGGACATTCACAGACGATGACATTCTTTTTCTGGACTTTGGTCCAGTCTTTTCTCAATGGGAAGCCGATTTTGGTCGTACATATGTGATCGGAAACGATCCAATCAAATTACGCCTTCGGGATGACGCTGAACGCATTTGGAATCTCGGTAGAGGTTTCGCAAAAGCTAATCCCCACATCAATGCACATGAACTATTTCAGTTCGTACGCAATGAAGCGCAAGGCTCGGGGTATGCGTTGGGTGAACAGCGCCATGTGGGGCATCTGATTGGCGAATTTCCGCATGAACGAGTTGAGGATGACAAGGTGACTTCGTACCTGACCGCAGACAATGTATTACCACTTCATCGCGAAGACGGTTCGGGAAATTCATGGAACTGGATCTTGGAAGTTCACTTGGTCAACCCACAACACAACATTGGCAGTTTCTTTGAGCAGTTACTCATCTAA
- a CDS encoding acyltransferase, whose product MPNTRPRIEWMDVIKATAVIVIVLSHAVDLTAPVAHGGAAQTVWQIVMTILEPMRMPLFFMISGMLAVSALKRPWGKIRRRTWGMVYLYLVWSVIFFAVVAWYERAPWIEHGLEYLRLILIAGDGYWYLYAMVLYFCIVKLTHRWPIWILLGVAIVLNLAKEPLLNFNRDHLLGPGSGSMFIKILINFVFYLIGVHFKDIIERIAKYASWPRIIGIAVALSAVGIWRFNTPWTWEQSLLPANLLYIVLAVMLASTLVAFPKVRAYGTRVGRQTLPIFVVQFPFMLILQQWFKNESDLYQNQWFIALFPVAFLAFDIAFALVLHRVTEKNIGRFLFEVPHWIARDERSKTSKQ is encoded by the coding sequence ATGCCAAACACTCGTCCACGAATTGAGTGGATGGACGTTATCAAGGCAACTGCCGTGATTGTGATCGTTCTTTCACACGCGGTAGACCTAACAGCTCCAGTAGCCCACGGTGGTGCAGCACAAACTGTGTGGCAAATCGTGATGACGATCCTTGAGCCAATGCGCATGCCGCTCTTCTTCATGATTTCAGGCATGTTGGCCGTTTCTGCCCTCAAACGACCGTGGGGAAAAATTCGCCGCCGCACGTGGGGAATGGTCTACCTCTACTTGGTGTGGAGCGTGATCTTCTTTGCTGTGGTTGCCTGGTACGAGCGCGCACCATGGATCGAGCACGGTCTTGAATATCTCCGCCTAATTCTCATTGCTGGTGATGGGTACTGGTACCTGTACGCCATGGTGTTGTACTTCTGCATCGTTAAATTGACTCACCGATGGCCGATCTGGATCCTTTTGGGTGTTGCAATTGTGTTGAATCTTGCGAAAGAGCCTCTCTTGAATTTCAATCGCGACCACCTCCTTGGTCCGGGTTCTGGATCGATGTTCATCAAGATCCTGATTAACTTTGTGTTCTATTTAATAGGAGTGCACTTCAAGGACATCATTGAAAGGATTGCAAAATACGCAAGCTGGCCACGCATTATTGGGATCGCCGTAGCCCTATCGGCAGTCGGTATTTGGCGATTCAACACTCCTTGGACTTGGGAGCAGTCATTGCTCCCAGCGAACCTGCTGTACATCGTCTTAGCAGTCATGTTGGCATCAACGCTGGTGGCGTTTCCCAAAGTCCGAGCGTATGGAACAAGGGTCGGACGTCAGACCCTGCCAATTTTCGTTGTGCAATTTCCATTCATGTTGATTTTGCAACAGTGGTTTAAGAATGAATCTGACCTCTATCAAAACCAGTGGTTTATAGCGCTATTCCCAGTTGCATTTTTAGCCTTCGATATCGCTTTCGCGTTAGTGCTTCATCGAGTGACGGAAAAGAACATAGGTCGATTCCTTTTTGAAGTGCCGCATTGGATCGCACGTGATGAGCGATCAAAGACTTCTAAGCAGTAA
- a CDS encoding DUF1905 domain-containing protein — translation MAFTFSGEVWIYSGEGAWYFVTLPIDLADEIQARTAGMKRGFGSVRVNTTIGTSTWGTSLFRESKSGSYILPLKKDIRSKEKIDEGDQIHVSFTLADV, via the coding sequence ATGGCGTTCACGTTTAGCGGCGAAGTCTGGATCTATTCAGGCGAGGGAGCCTGGTACTTCGTCACCCTCCCCATTGATTTGGCCGATGAGATTCAGGCTCGAACAGCTGGCATGAAACGTGGTTTTGGTTCAGTTCGCGTCAATACAACGATTGGTACGTCAACTTGGGGAACATCGCTGTTTCGTGAGTCAAAATCCGGCTCGTACATCCTTCCGCTAAAAAAGGATATTCGAAGCAAGGAAAAGATTGATGAAGGCGATCAGATACACGTGAGCTTTACGCTCGCCGATGTGTGA
- the arsB gene encoding ACR3 family arsenite efflux transporter, with product MTQDTAVEHDHVIEKLSFLDRFLPVWIVAAMVGGLAIGKFIPDAQTWLDAVKIGQTSLPIAFGLLLMMYPVLAKVHYEDMGHVTGDRKLLSLSLILNWLIGPMLMFALAWIFLPDQPAFRTGLIVIGLARCIAMVLIWNDLACGDPEAGALLVAINSVFQILAYALLGWFYLAILPGWLGLDTQDVVFSTWEITKAVLIFLGIPLALGFFTRKIGIKVKGKIWYDTVFAPRIGPFALYGLLFTIVVMFTLQGEAVVSNLGSVIRIAIPLMVYFAIMWSVSFALGVKGRLGYPKTATLAFTAAGNNFELAIAVSIGVWGITSGQALAGVVGPLIEVPALVALVYVSLWLRRKLQARSA from the coding sequence GTGACTCAAGACACCGCTGTTGAACATGATCATGTCATTGAGAAACTCTCATTTCTCGATCGATTTCTTCCTGTGTGGATTGTTGCCGCGATGGTTGGCGGCTTAGCAATCGGCAAATTCATTCCAGACGCTCAGACCTGGCTTGATGCCGTCAAAATTGGGCAAACGTCGTTACCGATTGCCTTTGGTTTGCTGCTCATGATGTACCCAGTGTTAGCGAAGGTGCACTACGAGGACATGGGCCATGTCACTGGCGATCGCAAGTTGCTCAGTTTGAGTCTGATACTTAACTGGCTCATAGGCCCAATGCTGATGTTTGCTCTCGCTTGGATTTTCTTACCTGATCAACCTGCGTTTCGAACCGGTCTCATCGTCATTGGTCTTGCCCGGTGTATCGCAATGGTGTTGATCTGGAACGACCTTGCATGTGGCGACCCTGAAGCCGGAGCGCTGCTTGTCGCAATCAACTCCGTCTTTCAAATCCTGGCGTATGCACTTCTCGGCTGGTTTTACCTTGCGATCTTGCCGGGTTGGCTCGGCTTGGACACTCAAGACGTAGTGTTTTCAACATGGGAAATCACCAAGGCAGTGCTCATCTTTTTAGGAATACCCCTTGCCTTAGGTTTCTTCACTCGCAAGATCGGCATCAAGGTCAAGGGCAAGATCTGGTACGACACTGTTTTCGCACCGCGCATCGGACCATTCGCACTCTATGGCTTGCTCTTCACCATCGTCGTCATGTTTACCCTCCAAGGTGAGGCCGTTGTATCAAACCTTGGGTCCGTCATTCGCATCGCAATTCCGCTGATGGTCTATTTCGCAATTATGTGGAGCGTTTCTTTCGCTCTTGGCGTTAAGGGCCGCCTGGGATATCCAAAGACGGCAACCCTCGCATTCACTGCAGCTGGAAATAACTTTGAACTCGCCATTGCGGTGAGTATCGGTGTCTGGGGAATTACCAGCGGTCAAGCGCTCGCAGGAGTCGTTGGCCCACTTATTGAAGTGCCTGCTCTCGTTGCGCTTGTGTACGTCTCTTTGTGGTTGCGACGAAAGTTGCAAGCAAGAAGCGCATAA
- a CDS encoding arsenate reductase ArsC — protein MSPKPSVLFVCVHNAGRSQMAAAYLTSLSNGAIEVRSAGSAPAGSVNPAVVAVLKEDGIDIAAEVPKVLTVEAVQASDVVITMGCGDACPIFPGKRYEDWKLEDPAGQGPDSVRPIRDEIRGRIEQLIAELLPTS, from the coding sequence ATGTCACCTAAACCATCTGTGCTCTTTGTGTGTGTACACAACGCTGGTCGCTCACAAATGGCGGCGGCGTATCTCACCTCGTTGTCCAACGGTGCAATTGAAGTGCGCTCAGCTGGGTCCGCGCCTGCTGGTTCGGTCAATCCAGCCGTTGTTGCAGTGCTTAAGGAAGATGGCATCGATATCGCAGCCGAAGTTCCAAAAGTGCTCACTGTTGAGGCTGTGCAAGCATCCGATGTCGTGATCACCATGGGTTGCGGTGATGCTTGCCCAATCTTCCCAGGCAAGCGCTACGAGGATTGGAAACTCGAAGACCCAGCCGGACAAGGGCCCGACTCAGTTCGCCCTATCCGCGATGAAATTCGCGGCCGTATCGAGCAGCTCATCGCAGAATTGCTCCCCACTTCGTGA
- a CDS encoding ArsI/CadI family heavy metal resistance metalloenzyme yields the protein MSTETDSRVQLALNVADLEASIAFYSKLFNTTPHKLRPGYANFEIANPPLKLVLMETTEAVRGTGPQGALNHLGVELMDLAAVSTHGERLRADGFELADEMNTTCCFALQDKFWAHDPSGTPWEFYSIKNDNPAGMQMLSLAETATGACCAPGEACN from the coding sequence GTGTCCACTGAAACAGATTCCCGCGTGCAGCTGGCCCTCAACGTGGCCGATCTGGAAGCCTCAATCGCTTTTTACTCAAAGTTGTTCAATACAACTCCCCATAAATTGCGCCCTGGGTACGCAAATTTCGAAATCGCAAATCCACCCCTCAAGCTGGTGTTGATGGAAACCACCGAAGCCGTCCGCGGAACTGGCCCGCAGGGTGCCTTGAATCACCTAGGTGTAGAACTCATGGATCTAGCAGCAGTGAGCACTCATGGTGAGCGTCTACGCGCTGATGGTTTCGAACTCGCTGACGAAATGAACACCACCTGCTGCTTCGCCCTGCAAGACAAGTTCTGGGCCCATGATCCTTCGGGGACTCCTTGGGAGTTCTACTCGATTAAAAATGACAACCCCGCTGGAATGCAGATGTTGTCGTTAGCAGAAACCGCAACCGGCGCATGCTGCGCACCAGGGGAAGCGTGCAATTAA
- a CDS encoding metalloregulator ArsR/SmtB family transcription factor has translation MSGSSAMLVLEDISACGPNPTGAPIDRTAAESMAALLKAVADPARLQLLSMLKQASNQEACVCDLTAPLGLSQPTVSHHLKVLTDAGLVTRERRGSWAWFTLVPAQLAYLKGFFE, from the coding sequence ATGAGTGGCAGTTCGGCGATGCTCGTGCTTGAAGACATCAGTGCGTGCGGGCCAAATCCAACAGGGGCGCCTATTGATCGAACCGCGGCAGAATCCATGGCGGCACTTCTCAAGGCAGTGGCTGACCCGGCTCGCTTGCAGCTGTTGTCCATGTTGAAGCAAGCCTCGAATCAAGAAGCGTGCGTTTGTGACCTCACCGCACCACTTGGCCTTAGTCAGCCAACGGTGAGCCATCACCTCAAGGTTTTGACCGATGCAGGACTGGTCACTCGTGAACGTCGAGGTTCTTGGGCGTGGTTCACGTTGGTGCCTGCACAGTTGGCATATCTCAAAGGGTTTTTCGAATAG
- a CDS encoding nitroreductase family deazaflavin-dependent oxidoreductase yields the protein MPLQGEYEPSPVAFVRDQVALIESSGGLEGIHDPEGRGVIVLTTLGAKSGKIRKSALMRVEHDGAYVVVASQGGSRKNPVWYFNVQANPLVELQDGPERHDYLARELAGDERAQWWERAVADFPPYGEYQKRTERVIPVFILERVK from the coding sequence ATGCCACTTCAAGGTGAATATGAACCGAGTCCTGTTGCTTTTGTGCGCGATCAAGTTGCCTTGATCGAATCTTCAGGAGGGTTAGAGGGAATTCATGACCCCGAAGGCCGCGGAGTCATCGTGCTCACCACCCTTGGTGCAAAGTCAGGGAAGATTCGTAAATCCGCTCTGATGCGCGTTGAGCATGATGGTGCCTACGTTGTTGTGGCATCTCAAGGTGGATCACGCAAGAACCCCGTGTGGTACTTCAATGTTCAAGCAAACCCACTCGTTGAATTGCAAGACGGACCCGAGCGCCATGACTATCTGGCACGTGAGCTCGCAGGCGACGAGCGTGCACAGTGGTGGGAGCGCGCAGTAGCTGACTTCCCTCCGTATGGCGAATACCAAAAGCGCACCGAGCGAGTGATCCCCGTCTTTATCTTGGAGCGCGTCAAGTGA
- a CDS encoding superinfection immunity protein produces MSSYKVENIDSSWTTTKVVAIIVAILTGLYMLPWAIAAVRDVRHWSVFWVNLLLGWTIIGWIVALVMALRSQRQVVVVE; encoded by the coding sequence GTGAGTTCCTACAAGGTTGAGAACATCGACAGCTCTTGGACGACCACGAAAGTCGTGGCGATCATTGTGGCTATTTTGACCGGCCTTTACATGTTGCCTTGGGCGATTGCGGCGGTCAGGGATGTGCGCCATTGGTCAGTATTTTGGGTGAACTTACTGCTTGGGTGGACCATCATCGGCTGGATCGTTGCTCTGGTTATGGCTCTTCGATCTCAGCGCCAAGTTGTCGTCGTCGAATAA
- a CDS encoding glutathione peroxidase, with the protein MSNVYDFSVAAADGSTVGLDNYQGKALLIVNVASKCGLTPQYEGLEALNQTHADRGLQILGFPCNQFGGQEPGTADEIADFCSLTYNVTFPILAKIDVNGEAADPLFTYLRAQDPGDFGPHSGRIFEHISNTRPEAIGTDEVKWNFTKFLVGRDGNVIRRYEPGVTPEEIAADLDAVLA; encoded by the coding sequence ATGAGCAATGTGTATGACTTCTCTGTAGCTGCTGCTGATGGCAGCACCGTTGGCCTTGATAACTATCAGGGCAAGGCACTCCTAATTGTGAATGTAGCGAGCAAGTGTGGATTGACGCCACAGTACGAAGGCCTTGAGGCTCTGAATCAAACTCACGCTGATCGTGGCTTGCAGATCCTGGGCTTCCCATGTAATCAATTTGGTGGGCAGGAACCAGGAACGGCTGACGAGATCGCAGATTTTTGTTCGTTGACGTACAACGTGACCTTCCCAATTCTTGCGAAGATCGATGTCAACGGCGAAGCAGCCGACCCGCTGTTCACCTACTTGCGTGCTCAAGACCCAGGCGATTTCGGTCCACACAGCGGTCGCATCTTTGAACACATCAGCAATACCCGACCAGAAGCAATTGGTACTGACGAAGTTAAGTGGAATTTCACTAAGTTCCTCGTGGGCCGCGATGGCAATGTCATTCGTCGTTATGAGCCAGGCGTCACGCCGGAGGAAATTGCAGCTGATCTGGATGCGGTGCTTGCCTAG
- the ald gene encoding alanine dehydrogenase, with the protein MKIGVPREIKSQESRVAITPAGVNEFVRHGHSVVIESGAGDGSSIPDHEYVTAGATIADNSSDVWEQAELLMKVKEPVPAEYQYMRKDQILFTYLHLAASRECTDALLTSGTTAVAYETVELPNQTLPLLAPMSEVAGRLAPQVGAQALMAVNGGRGVLLGGVSGTYAAKVVVLGAGVAGMNAAAIALGMQAEVLLLDRNIARLREVDAIYQGHMQTISSNNFEVERAVRDADLVIGAVLIHGAKAPKLISNELVAQMKPGSVLVDIAIDQGGCFADSRATTHADPTFTVHESLFYCVANMPAAVPHTSTFALTNVTLPYALELANKGWRRAMVDDHALALGLNIHEGQVVYPAVADAFALPVTHLEDVLK; encoded by the coding sequence GTGAAAATCGGTGTTCCACGGGAAATTAAGAGCCAGGAATCGCGAGTAGCAATTACTCCTGCTGGCGTAAATGAATTTGTGCGCCATGGTCACTCTGTCGTGATCGAAAGTGGCGCGGGCGATGGGTCATCGATTCCTGATCACGAATACGTTACAGCGGGTGCAACGATTGCCGATAACTCATCTGACGTTTGGGAACAAGCCGAACTGCTCATGAAGGTCAAAGAGCCGGTCCCCGCTGAGTATCAATATATGCGCAAGGATCAAATCCTGTTTACCTATCTTCACCTAGCTGCATCACGCGAATGCACTGATGCATTACTGACCTCTGGCACCACAGCGGTTGCTTACGAAACCGTAGAGCTTCCTAACCAAACCCTGCCACTGCTGGCACCAATGTCTGAAGTTGCTGGGCGCCTAGCTCCCCAGGTTGGAGCGCAGGCTTTGATGGCAGTTAACGGTGGCCGAGGTGTTCTTCTTGGTGGAGTATCAGGAACCTACGCGGCAAAGGTTGTCGTGCTCGGCGCGGGAGTTGCCGGCATGAATGCTGCAGCGATCGCACTTGGTATGCAGGCTGAAGTACTACTACTTGATCGCAATATTGCGCGCTTGCGTGAGGTCGACGCGATTTATCAGGGACACATGCAAACAATTTCTTCAAATAATTTTGAGGTTGAGCGGGCAGTTCGTGACGCCGATCTTGTAATTGGCGCGGTGCTCATCCATGGCGCTAAGGCGCCAAAGCTGATCAGTAACGAACTCGTTGCGCAAATGAAGCCTGGCTCGGTTCTCGTAGATATAGCAATTGACCAGGGCGGTTGTTTCGCGGATTCCCGCGCAACTACTCATGCGGATCCAACGTTTACGGTGCATGAGTCACTGTTCTATTGCGTAGCAAATATGCCTGCGGCAGTACCTCACACATCAACCTTTGCGTTGACAAACGTCACGCTCCCGTATGCACTTGAACTTGCGAACAAAGGTTGGCGGCGCGCCATGGTCGACGACCACGCATTGGCACTCGGGTTGAATATTCATGAAGGACAAGTGGTGTATCCAGCAGTTGCCGATGCCTTTGCTTTGCCCGTCACTCATCTCGAAGATGTTCTGAAGTAA
- a CDS encoding DUF5302 family protein, whose translation MADEQLDAQREKFKAALEAKKNKGQQGSQTKGGASNAGKDSSKGAVAKREHRRKSG comes from the coding sequence ATGGCCGATGAACAGCTCGATGCGCAACGTGAGAAATTCAAAGCAGCATTAGAAGCAAAGAAGAACAAGGGTCAGCAGGGCAGTCAGACCAAGGGCGGCGCCTCGAACGCTGGTAAAGACTCCTCAAAGGGTGCTGTTGCAAAGCGGGAGCATCGCCGCAAGAGCGGATGA